GTGACCGAGCAGCCCGAATACTCGATGGTGCGCCGCGAACGGGTGGAAGGCGAGATTCTGCCCTACACCGAGGGCGCTGGGGTGGGCCTGGTCGTCTGGAGTCCTCTGGCAATGGGCCTGCTGACCGGCAAGTATGACGACGGCAAGCCTGAGGGCGCCCGCCTGACCGAGAAAGAAAACTGGGGCAAGAACTTCCTGACCGACGACAACATTCAGAAAGTGCGTGATCTTAGGCTCATCGCCGACGATCTGGGCATCACCCGCGCGCAGCTGGCCCTGGCCTGGATTCTGCGCCAGCCGGGCGTCAGCAGCGTAATTACCGGGGCCACCAAAACCAGCCAGATTCAGGACACGGTGAAGGCGGCCGGTGTGCGGCTGAGCAGTGATGTGCTGGAGCAGATTGAGACGATTCTGAAGCGCTAGACGGACAGGAAGTGGGGAGTAGGAAGTAGAGGAATCATTTCAGGGACGGTTCAACTCGGTGCCCTGGAGGTGGCTTTCCAAGCGCTGCCTTCTCCCTACCCCAGCCCCCGAGCCTTTCCCATTTCCTCCTGCCTACTCCCCACTTCCCTTACCCAGGCGGATGCACCTGGTTGCGCCCGGCCCGCTTGGCGCGGTACAGGTGGTCGTCAGCAGCATGCAGGGCGGCAGGCAGACGTTCGGGACGCTCGACGGCGTAGCCCACGCTGGCGGTCAGGTTCATGCTGGGCAGCAGCGCCGACCACTCGTGCGCCTCGACGGCCTGGCGGCAGGCTTCGGCCAGCGCCTGGGCCTGCCCCGGCGCGCGGATGGGCGCCACCAGCACAAACTCCTCGCCGCCGTAGCGGCCCACCAGGGTGCCGGGCCGGGCCTGGGCCGCCACCTGCGACAGCAGCCTGGCCACCACCTGCAGCACCCGGTCGCCGTGGGTGTGCGAGAAGCGGTCATTGACGCTCTTGAAATGGTCTATGTCCACGAACACGGCGGCCAGCAGCGACCAGCCGGCCAGGGCGCTGCCCTCTTCCTGACGGCGCAGCAGTTGCATGCCTTCTTCCAGGCCGCGCCGGTTCAGCACGCCGGTCAGGGCGTCTTGGCGGGCCAGCCGCTCGGCGCGGCGCAGGCGGTCCTGCCAGGAACTCGCGTCGGCGCGGGCCTGCCGCAGCTCCTGGTCCAGGTGCTGGTGGTGCAGCGCCGCCTCGCCCATGTGGTGCAGCGCCGCCTGGGCACTGTCCAGGGCTTCCCGCGCCGCGCCCAGGGCGGCGGCCAGCTGACCCTGGCGCTCATGCAGCGCACTGACCGACTGGAGGATCAATTGGGTGTCGAGGTGACGGCGCTGGGCGCGCACGATCTCCAGGGCGGCGCTGTACTCGGCCAGCGCGCCCGCAGGGTCACCCTGGGCGTCCAGCACCTCGGCCAGCGACAGGTGCGGCTCGGTGTAGAGGCGCTGCTGGGTGTGCTGGCTCAGGTCGGCGCTGCGGCAGGCGGCGGCCCGCGCGCCGTCCAGGTCACCTTGCAGGAGCAGCAAAGCCGAACGGTGGGCGGCGCACAGCAGTTCGGTGGTCAGGTTGGGCACAGCCCGCAGGGCCGCGTCGGCGGCGCGCAGCACCATCAGGCCCTGCGCAGCGGCCTGCTGCTGGGCCTCGGCGCGCCCCAGGGCCCGCGCCTGCCGCGCCAGCGTCACGTAGGCGTGGGCGCGGTTCTCGTGCAGGTAGGGCCAGAGGTCGTTTTGCAGGGGCGCGTCCTGCCGGTGAATGTGTTCCTCCAGCACGTTCAACTGGTGCAGCGCCCCCTTAGCGTCCCCCCGCAGGTTGGCCAGCCACGCCAGGTTAATCAGGGCGTTGCCGTAGTCCTGGGGACTGCCAGCACTTTGCGCTGCGTCCAAGGCGTCGTTCAGGTCCTGGGCGGCGCCGCTCCACTGCCCGCTGACAATCTGGGTCAGGGCGCGGTTGTTCAGCACCGCCGAACGCAGGTCCATCAGGCCGTGTTCCTCGGCTAGGGTCTGGGCGCGCGACACAACGTCATGGGCGCGCGCGGGCTGCCCCAGGCTGGCACTCACGTACCCCAGGCCCACCAGAGCCAGCACCGCCGCGCGCGGCGAGTCGGCGCGCAGGGCCTCGTCCAGCGCGGCCTCCCCCAGGGTCAGCGCACCGCTAGGGGTCGTGTCGCGCACGGCACGGGCCAGGGCCACTAGGGCCAGGGCACGGGCCTCGCCAGGGGGCGCCGCATGCAACTGCTCGGTCAGGTGAGCGGGCGTGTCAGGGGGCAGCACGTCCCACAGCGGCGTCTGTGCCTGGGCCGGCCTGGGCTGGGTCTTGGGGTCGCAGGCCGCCGGCATCCCTCCTATTCTCCACGCCCAGTCCAGCAGAACCCTGAAAAAGGTCTCAGTGTCTAGTGGGGGAACTGGGGGGGGTCGGGGCCAGCCAGCGGTCCCCTGCAAAAGGAGGACGCGGCCGGACTAGGCACACGCCTATGCTGACAAGAGTGAATGCCATCGAAACGCAGGACCTCCGCAAGGCCTACCGGGGCCGGGCGGTGGTGGACGGCCTGAATCTGACTGTGCCACAGGGCGAGGTCTTCGGGTTTCTGGGCCCCAACGGCGCCGGCAAAAGCACCACCGTCAAGATGTTGCTGGGCCTGGTGAAGCCTACGGGCGGCGCACTGCAGGTCCTGGGCGGGCGACCCCAGAGCCCCCAGATCCGCGCCCAGCTAGGCTTTTTGCCCGAGCAATTCCGATTTCAGACCTGGATGACGGGCGAGGAGTTTCTGCGGTTCCACGGCCGCCTGGCGGGCCTGAGGGCTGACGAACTGCGCCGCCGGGTGCCCGAGGTGCTGGAAACCGTGGGTCTGGGTGGGCGCGGCGGCGAGACCCTGGGCGGCTACAGCAAGGGCATGCTTCAGCGCGCCGGTCTGGCCGGGGCCATTCTGGCGCGGCCCCGGCTGGTCTTTCTGGACGAGCCCACCAGCGCCCTGGACCCCATTGGCCGGGTGGAGGTGCGCGAGATTATCGAGCGGCTGCGCGCCGACGGGGTGGCGGTTTTCCTGAATTCTCACCTGCTGGCCGAGGTGGAGCAGGTCTGTGACCGCGTGGCTTTTGTCAAGCGCGGCCGGGTGCTTCAGCAGGGCAGCATGCGCGACCTGATGGGCGGGGTACTGCCAGTCGATATCCGGGTGTCGCATCTGCCATCAGGGCTGCTGGACACCCTGCGGGGGCTGGGCGAGGTCCGGCACACCGACACGAACACGCCCGGCCGCGCCGACCTGGAACTGTGGCTGAGCGGCGAAGACGTTCTGCCTGCCGTGGCCGACGCCCTGCACGCGGCGGGCGCACGCCTGTATGCCCTCAGTCCTCGCCGTCCCGACCTGGAAACAATGTTTCTGGACCTCATTGAAGACACGCCCGAGCGCCGCCGCCGCGCCGCCCAGGAGGCCGCCCGTGCGTAATGTCCTGCTGATGGCCGAACTCTCGCTGCGCGAGGCCACCCGCAAGCGCCTGGTCAGCGTGCTGCTGCTCCTGAGCGCGGCCTTTCTGGGCTTCTTTCTCTACGGTGTGTACCGCCTGGACCTGACGCTGGACCAGCGCGCGTTGGACGCCGGCCTGGACGGGCGCAGCCTGACAGGGGCGTCCAATGCCCCCGTGATCTATGCCGCCCTGTTTGGCATGTACCTGGTGTACTTCCTGGGGTCTCTGATGGCTGTGCTGTCCACGGTGGGGGCCGTCAGCGGCGACATCGAAAGCGGCGTGATGCAGAGCGTCATTGCGCGGCCCGTCACCCGCGCGCAGCTGGTTGCCGGACGCTGGCTGGGGTTTGCCGCGGTCAATGTCGTGTATGTGGCCCTGCTGTCGGCCGGACTGCTAGGAGGCATCTACGCCATTACCGGCTACCTGCCAGACGGCGCCCTGCCGGCGGCGGCCCTGCTGCTGCTGGCGGTGGCCCTGCTGACCGCCCTGACGGTGCTGGGCAGCACCCTCTTTACCACCCTGGCCAACGGCATTGGCGTTTTTGTGCTGTACGGCGTGGGCTTTACCGGCGGGATTCTCAGCGCTATCGGTGGCCTGGCCGCCACCCCTACGCTGACCACTCTTGGCCGCGCTGCAAATACCTTGATGCCCACCAACGCCCTGTGGCTGGGCGCCAGCTATCACCTTCAGCCGCCTTTTTTGCGTCAGGTGGGCGAGATGACGCGCGGCGCCAACCCCTTTTTCAGTGCCGACCCGGTGGCGCCGGCGCTGGTGGGCTGGGCTGTGGTCCTGACTCTGCTGGCGGTGGCCGGCGCCATGTGGCGCTTCAGCCAGCGGGATTTGTAGGCGGCTGAGAGTAGAGATGGTCGTCTGTGGCATGTCCCGCCGGAGAGCGTCAGTCTGCCAAGTTCATGCCCTGCACCCTACTCGTGCCGCCTTCCAAGTCCTTTCCACTTCAGTCCCTGCTGGAGAGCGGCTAGAACCGTATTCCTCTGCATGCAAGGCAGGAGAAGAGATCCATCACTTTCACTTCAACCGCTAGCCCGTCGCCTCGACCTATTTCTCCCAAAGTTGCCCAGAGCTTTCCTCATTGGCTCTGGGCTGTGCTCCACACCACACGTCACAGCCCCGTGGTTGGCTGAGGCGTCCTCATCCGCCATTAATCACCTTAGCCAGCTGCCCTCCACTCTCGAACCACAGCGCACCTTCGGGCGTTACGGTCAGGGCGCGGGGCCCGGTCGGGGCCGCCGCCGGCACTGGCAAGAATGCTCCAGAGGACGCCCCGGCTGGCACACGCAGCAGGGTTGCGCGGCTCTGGTCAGCCACCCAGAGCGTGCCACTGGCCGTCACAGCCAGGGCGCTGGGCCGGGTGCCGGCTGGCAGGGTCAGGCTGCGCTGGGCGCCGCTGTGGGGCTCCAGATTCCACACAGCGCCGGTGCGGGTCTCGGTGAACCAGAGGGTGCCGTCAGGGGCCGCGTGCAGGGCTTCAGGCACACTGACATTGGCTGTCCCGACCGGGTAGGCGCGGGTCTGGCCAGTCACCGGCGAAAAGGCCACCACAGCCGGGGCCGTGCCGCGCCGGGTGTAATACAGCGTGCCGTCGGGGGCGCTGACCAGGGTCTCGGGCAGGCCGCCTTCGACCTCCTGCCGCCGCACGGCGCCGCTGACCGGGTCCAGGCTCAGCAGGGCAGCCTGCCCGTAAGCCGTGAACCACACCCGGCCGTCCGGCGCTGGCGTCAGATGGTTCAGGGTGTCGGTGGTGCCGGCCGCAAAGCGGGTAACCTGACCGTTCGCCTCCCGGCGCAGCAGGAAGCTGCCCGCACTGGTGACGCCACGCACCGCCACCCAGACCTCGGCGCCGCGCGTGGCATGGCTGGTAATGGCCTCGAAGCCCTGAAGCGCAAAGGGCAGCAGGGTGACCGTCTGGCCCGCCACCAGCCGCAGGCTATGCCGCCGCTCCTCCTCGGCGTTGGCCGGGGCGCGCAGCAACACGCCGCCCGGCGCCGCCACACCTGCCGCCGCCACGTAGGGCGCCGCGCCGCCCAGCGACTGAAGTTGAAGTTCGGCCAGCGGCACAGTCACCCGCGCCGCCGGGCTACCGCCGACGCTGACACTCAGGGTCACCAGACCAGCGCCGCGCCCTGTCACCGCCAGAGCGACCAGACTGTCGGGGCCATCGGCCACCGGAGGACCGGGCGTGACCGTGACGCCAGCCGGCGTGCTGTCGACCGTGACCCGCAGAGCCGCTGGCACCACGCGGCTGAGCCGCAGCCGGCCACTGGTGGGGACGTCCCCACTGACTGGCAATTGCTCGGTGAGGGCGGTGACATCCCCAGTGACGGGCTGGGCCGAACTGCCTGGTGCCGAGGAACCGCAGGCCACCAGCAGCACTGTCCCCAGCAGGAGGGCGGCAGACAGTGAGGTCAGGCGTCGCTTCATGCCTCCTATTTCACTCCGCCTGGGATGGCCGCCGTCTGACGCGGAGTTGACCCGGCGTTCATCGTCGGTCCTGTTCCGAGGCTCGCCTCTGTCAAAGTCTTACAACTGCACTGTGACAAGACAGGGGCGCCCGATACTCCGTGGGACCAGCGGCCCACCGTCATAAGGAAGAGAAAATAACGTTCTACACGCATATTTTAGCCACGAGAAGAAGACGGACGGTCATCACCCTTGCCTCTGCCAACGGCTGACCACTTCGCATTAAAAACAACCGCTGGGCGCAGGTTTTTCATCTTAATGCAATCTGAGTTTGGGGTGCCGTGACGCTTTCGTGAGAGGGCAGTGCGTAAGGTGAGCGCTATGGAACCGACCCTGTTGCTCTGCGCGCTGATTGCCCTCACCTCGGGCCTGCACTTTGGCCGCCGCTTCGCACAGGCGCACCGGGCCGGTGGCGCCTTCCTGCTGCCCGCCCTGGCGCACGGCGCGGTCTCCAGCGCTCTCATTCTGCTGGCGACCCTGCTGGACCCCACACCCAGCCGCTGGCTGTGGGCGGCTGTCGCGGCCGTCAGCCTGAGCGGCATGGCCATCGGCGCCCTGCGGCCCGAGCGCGCCCCAGCCCAGCCCAAGACCCTGACCCTGACCCCCTCGGCCAACGCCGAGGTGACGGCCCAGGCCCCCGCCGCCTGAAGCCCGTCAGTCCTGAGCGCGGCCCCACCATAGGGGCCGCGCTCCTGCTTTGGGTGGACGCGGCGGCAGGGCCTGAGAGCGTAAGCTGGGCACCAGAGGACGCATGCCATGAGTCAACCCCGCCGCACCCTGAACACCCTGATTCGCCTGGGCCGCGCCCTGCGCGAGCCTGACCCTCAGGACGACGCGCCGGCCAGCCCACTGCGCGCCGCGCGGCAGGCCGCTTCGGCCCTGGTCACGCCGGCAGTGCAGGGGGCGGCCGGACGCCTGAAAACGGGCGCGCGCGGCCTGCGTGATCAGGCCCAGGCCCGCGCCGACAGCCGGCTAGAGCAGCTGCTTGACGAGCGCCGCGCGGGCCAACCCGGTGACCCCGAAACCCTGGCCGCCCTGGCCGCGCGCCGCGCTGCCCGTGAAGCGCGCGCCGCCCAGCTCCGGGCCCGCGAAACCCTGCTGGGCCAGGCCCAGACCCCAGAGCAGCGCCAGGTGCTGCGCGCTGTGGTTGCCGTGACCCCCTGGGCAGGCGGCGAGGCTGGCACGCTGCGTTACACCGAACTGCTGGACCGCCTGGCCCCCGGCGGTGGCGCGGGACACGAAATGGCCGTTCACCGCGCCCTCTGGACGCTGGCTGAGCAGCACATTCTGGCGGTGTCGCCCCACGGTGAAGTCACCGCCGTCCGGCCTGGGCCACTCCTGGCCCTGCCTTCCAGTCAGCGCTGAAGCGCGGCCAACTCATGAATTCGTCTGTACCTGCCCGCCACGTCTCTGTCACGGGGGTGCGACACACTGAGGAATATGTCGAGAGCCTTTGTAAAAGAAGACGAGGGCGAGCGCTGGCAGGCGCCTCCGCCGCTGCGCGCCTACCGCATCCTGTGGCCTGGTGACCTGGGCCGCCCACCCGAAGTCGTGAAAGAAACTGATGACCTTCTGGACGCCCTGCGCTGGCTAAGGGGCCGGGACCGCTCGAACTTCGAACTGCGCGACGGGCAGGGTGTGCTGCTGGCGACAGCCAGCTGAGGAAGCGAGGGGCGGAAGACAGCAGACCGCCAGCGCGTGTACCCCTGGTCTCTGACTGTGCGCCATGTGCTGGCAATCGTCTCCTGTGCAATTGACGGTCAACAAGCGCCATCATTTGCTCCATTGATCGCAGAACCCAGAGTGACTGAGGGTTTCTCTCTCAATTACCTGAGCGCAAACGAGGGCAGTGTGCCCAAGAGACAGAAATGGAGTTGAGGGGAAGTGTTGGCTGAAGGGCGGCATTTGCCGCTGCCGTGAGGCTGCCCATTCGTCGCATGAGTTCCCTTACCGCGCCGCTTCGCAAGTTCGTTCACCCCAGCAGAGTTGAGGGCCATATCCCTTCAAGCTGTTGGGGCTTCTTATAACTTTCGAGCTGCTGGCGCCTGATGCCGTTCACGTCCCTTGACCAGAAGCGGCATCCGCAGGGCCTGACCGCTAGCCCTGAGGTTCCTCGGCCGTCCAATCGCCTTCGAGTGTGAAGCGCACCGTGCCCGCCAGGGTCTGCCCAGGCGCCAGGACGCGCAGGTCTACCCCGCCGACGCCACGTGCGGCCAGATTGAACGCGTCGGTGGCGTGCGACACCGGCTCTAGCGCCAGGCTGCCGTCGGGCGCTGTAAAGACGACCAGATGCGAGTACACGTTGTCGGCTGTCAGCACAATGGCCTGCTCCCCCCAGTCCAGGCGGGCGGTGCCGTCCCAGGCGGTATAGGCGGCGTCAATCTGACGCGGCCCCACCGCACGCGGCTGGCGGTAATCCTCGGCTGCCTGAAGCGGACGGGCGGCCCCCGTCGGCAGCAGATCGGCGCCGGTGTCGTAAATCAATTCGGCCCCCACTTCCAGGGTGGGGTCAGGCCCGCCCCCCACCTGCCGCGCAAAATACGGATGCAGGCCCAGCCCGGCGGGCATAGGTCGCGTGTCGGCGTTGGTCAGCGTCACTGTCGTGTCAAGGTGCAGCCCGTGCAGGCGGTACTCCACCGCCGCCGTAAAGGCCCAGGGCCAGTTCATATCGGCAAAGGTGCGGCTGTCGAAAGCGGCGCGTAGATGGGCCTCTGACTGCGTCTCCAGCTGCCACGGGCGGTTACGCACGTCGCCGTGCTGGGCCAGGCCGCCCCCTGTGTTGGGCTGTAGCACCACCTCCTCGCCCCCAAAGGGAAACCGGGCGCCACGAATGCGGTTGCTATAAGGCAGCAGGGTAAAACTGGCGCAGTTGCTGCTCTTGTGCACGTCGGCCAGCGCCACAGGCCGCAGCACAGGCCGCCCCGAGGTCGCCCGCAGATTCAGGACACTGGCGCCCAGCTCTGGCAGCACCTCCAGGGTCAGGGCCTCGCTGCGCAGTGTGACCACCGGGCCAGGGTCACTCATGGGCGGCCCCGCGTGATCTCGAAGAGCAGAATCCCTGCCGCCACCGAGGCATTCAGGCTCTGCACCTGCCCACGCACCGGAATACTGACCAGGGCGTCGCACTTTTCGCGCACGAGGCGCCGCATGCCCTCGCCCTCGGCGCCAATCACCAGCGCAACGGCGCCGCTGAAATCCAGCCGCCGCACGTCCTCAGCAGCCTCGCCAGCCGCGCCATACACCCAGACCCCTTCTTTTTTCAGGGCGTCCATCAAGCGTGGCAGGTTCTTGGTCTGGGCCACTGGCAGGTAAGAGGTGGCCCCGGCCGCCGTCTTGGCCACCACAGGCGACAGAGGCGCACTGCGGCGTTCTTCCACCACCACACCGTGGGCCCCCAGCACCTCGGCGCTGCGGATGATGGCGCCAAAGTTACGCGGGTCGGTGATACCGTCCAGCAGAACGATCAGCAGCGGTTCGCCACGCTTTTCAGCCAGGTCGAGAATATCGTCCACCTCAGCCCAGGCCAGTTCCTCGACTTCGGCCAGCACCCCCTGGTGGGCGGTGGTGCCGGCCAACTGATCCAGTTCTATGCGGGGAGCAAACCGCAGGCGCACGCCCGTCGCCTTGAGCTGCGCCACAAAAGCGTCCTCGACCCCACGCGCCACCAGGACCTCGCTGACGCGGCCCCCCTGTAACGCTTCCAGCACCGGATTCCGCCCGTACAGCAACATAGGGGGCAGTGTACCTGGGCTGGGAAGTGGGGAGTAGGTTGTGGGCAGTGAAAAAAGCAAAGGAGACCGGGTTGTTGCTCCGGCCTCCCTCTAACGAGAATCCATGTGGCTTACTCGGCTGCCGGCACCACGAAGGCGGCGCTGTCGTAATAGGTGCGGAAGGCCGTCACCTTGCCGTCCTGAAGGTCAATCAGGCTGACGCCCCGGTAGGCGATGTCACGCCCGCCCTTCAGCTGACCTGTGGCCTCCCACTCCATCAGGCCCAGGCCGCTGGCCTCCTGACTGCGTGAGAACTCGCTGTGAATCTGGTCAAAGTTGTCTAGGTACGTCTGCCAGAAGTCGCGGGCGCCGTCCAGCCCCTGCCAGCTGTGCGCGCTGAGATTGCGCAGCGTGACCCCCTCGGCATGTAAGGCCAGCAGATCGTCAAGCTGCCCGGACGCCTCGGCATTTTGCAGGGCGGCCATGAAGGCCTGGGTGGTGCCGCTGTCGTTTGCACTCGTCATGCGGCCCAGCACATCACCCGCAGCATAGCCAGAGGGTAGGCCCTGACACTCGTTGAAGAACGGGTAAAGGACCGGCCAGGACTGGGTGAGGACGGCAGGCAGCAAGAAGCCGCCTCAGTCAACTGATGAGACGGCCAGATCTTGACGCTTTAGCGCGGCAGGGCCGTGACGCCCATCAGCGCTTCGTCTATGGCGCGCGCCGCCTGGCGGCCCTCGCGGATGGCCCAGACGACCAGGCTCTGGCCCCGGCGCATGTCGCCGGCGGCATACACGCCCGGCACGTTGGTCGCGTAGCCGCTGGCTTCGTCGGTTCCAGCCTGAGCGTTGCCCCGCGCGTCCTTGTCCACGCCAAAGGCGTCCATGACGCTGCCCACTGGACTGACAAAGCCCATCGCCAGCAGCACGAGGTCGGCCTTGTGGACGGTCTCGCTGCCTTCGACCTCCTGCAACTGGCCCTCACGCAGCTCCAGGCGCACGGTTTTGACCCCTGTTACCTTACCGCCCTTGCCGATAAATTCCTTCGTGGCAATGGCAAATTCACGCACAGCGCCTTCCTCATGGCTGGTGCT
This genomic window from Deinococcus betulae contains:
- a CDS encoding GGDEF domain-containing protein, which translates into the protein MPAACDPKTQPRPAQAQTPLWDVLPPDTPAHLTEQLHAAPPGEARALALVALARAVRDTTPSGALTLGEAALDEALRADSPRAAVLALVGLGYVSASLGQPARAHDVVSRAQTLAEEHGLMDLRSAVLNNRALTQIVSGQWSGAAQDLNDALDAAQSAGSPQDYGNALINLAWLANLRGDAKGALHQLNVLEEHIHRQDAPLQNDLWPYLHENRAHAYVTLARQARALGRAEAQQQAAAQGLMVLRAADAALRAVPNLTTELLCAAHRSALLLLQGDLDGARAAACRSADLSQHTQQRLYTEPHLSLAEVLDAQGDPAGALAEYSAALEIVRAQRRHLDTQLILQSVSALHERQGQLAAALGAAREALDSAQAALHHMGEAALHHQHLDQELRQARADASSWQDRLRRAERLARQDALTGVLNRRGLEEGMQLLRRQEEGSALAGWSLLAAVFVDIDHFKSVNDRFSHTHGDRVLQVVARLLSQVAAQARPGTLVGRYGGEEFVLVAPIRAPGQAQALAEACRQAVEAHEWSALLPSMNLTASVGYAVERPERLPAALHAADDHLYRAKRAGRNQVHPPG
- a CDS encoding ABC transporter ATP-binding protein, with amino-acid sequence MLTRVNAIETQDLRKAYRGRAVVDGLNLTVPQGEVFGFLGPNGAGKSTTVKMLLGLVKPTGGALQVLGGRPQSPQIRAQLGFLPEQFRFQTWMTGEEFLRFHGRLAGLRADELRRRVPEVLETVGLGGRGGETLGGYSKGMLQRAGLAGAILARPRLVFLDEPTSALDPIGRVEVREIIERLRADGVAVFLNSHLLAEVEQVCDRVAFVKRGRVLQQGSMRDLMGGVLPVDIRVSHLPSGLLDTLRGLGEVRHTDTNTPGRADLELWLSGEDVLPAVADALHAAGARLYALSPRRPDLETMFLDLIEDTPERRRRAAQEAARA
- a CDS encoding ABC transporter permease subunit — translated: MRNVLLMAELSLREATRKRLVSVLLLLSAAFLGFFLYGVYRLDLTLDQRALDAGLDGRSLTGASNAPVIYAALFGMYLVYFLGSLMAVLSTVGAVSGDIESGVMQSVIARPVTRAQLVAGRWLGFAAVNVVYVALLSAGLLGGIYAITGYLPDGALPAAALLLLAVALLTALTVLGSTLFTTLANGIGVFVLYGVGFTGGILSAIGGLAATPTLTTLGRAANTLMPTNALWLGASYHLQPPFLRQVGEMTRGANPFFSADPVAPALVGWAVVLTLLAVAGAMWRFSQRDL
- a CDS encoding Vgb family protein, with amino-acid sequence MKRRLTSLSAALLLGTVLLVACGSSAPGSSAQPVTGDVTALTEQLPVSGDVPTSGRLRLSRVVPAALRVTVDSTPAGVTVTPGPPVADGPDSLVALAVTGRGAGLVTLSVSVGGSPAARVTVPLAELQLQSLGGAAPYVAAAGVAAPGGVLLRAPANAEEERRHSLRLVAGQTVTLLPFALQGFEAITSHATRGAEVWVAVRGVTSAGSFLLRREANGQVTRFAAGTTDTLNHLTPAPDGRVWFTAYGQAALLSLDPVSGAVRRQEVEGGLPETLVSAPDGTLYYTRRGTAPAVVAFSPVTGQTRAYPVGTANVSVPEALHAAPDGTLWFTETRTGAVWNLEPHSGAQRSLTLPAGTRPSALAVTASGTLWVADQSRATLLRVPAGASSGAFLPVPAAAPTGPRALTVTPEGALWFESGGQLAKVINGG
- a CDS encoding aldose 1-epimerase, yielding MSDPGPVVTLRSEALTLEVLPELGASVLNLRATSGRPVLRPVALADVHKSSNCASFTLLPYSNRIRGARFPFGGEEVVLQPNTGGGLAQHGDVRNRPWQLETQSEAHLRAAFDSRTFADMNWPWAFTAAVEYRLHGLHLDTTVTLTNADTRPMPAGLGLHPYFARQVGGGPDPTLEVGAELIYDTGADLLPTGAARPLQAAEDYRQPRAVGPRQIDAAYTAWDGTARLDWGEQAIVLTADNVYSHLVVFTAPDGSLALEPVSHATDAFNLAARGVGGVDLRVLAPGQTLAGTVRFTLEGDWTAEEPQG
- the rlmB gene encoding 23S rRNA (guanosine(2251)-2'-O)-methyltransferase RlmB, which codes for MLLYGRNPVLEALQGGRVSEVLVARGVEDAFVAQLKATGVRLRFAPRIELDQLAGTTAHQGVLAEVEELAWAEVDDILDLAEKRGEPLLIVLLDGITDPRNFGAIIRSAEVLGAHGVVVEERRSAPLSPVVAKTAAGATSYLPVAQTKNLPRLMDALKKEGVWVYGAAGEAAEDVRRLDFSGAVALVIGAEGEGMRRLVREKCDALVSIPVRGQVQSLNASVAAGILLFEITRGRP
- a CDS encoding nuclear transport factor 2 family protein; its protein translation is MTSANDSGTTQAFMAALQNAEASGQLDDLLALHAEGVTLRNLSAHSWQGLDGARDFWQTYLDNFDQIHSEFSRSQEASGLGLMEWEATGQLKGGRDIAYRGVSLIDLQDGKVTAFRTYYDSAAFVVPAAE